Within Paroedura picta isolate Pp20150507F chromosome 13, Ppicta_v3.0, whole genome shotgun sequence, the genomic segment TCACAGCATCAGTCTGTAGAAATTGGGTAATTGCTACCCAAACTTCAAAAGAACAAAAGTGAGAAGATATTCATCAACTTAGCAGTCAATGCACCTGTGCGGGAGAGTCAAAGCTTTAGAGCTAAAGGCGTTCTAGAAACAGCCAAGTACGGGCCAGTCATGGATCAGGACCATTTTATTAAAGCCATTGGCTGCAGAACCCCAAAGAGACCCAGCATCTGGGCGgccagctctgcagggggcacagCAGGTCCGGGTGACTTGGGGCTTCCTTCTGTTTCAGGGCCAGGCAGCTGATGCAGGCCAGCTGCAGGATCCAGGTCAGCAGGGGGCTTTATGTTGGGCAAgtgaggcgggggagggggagatcacaccACCTTGCAAGGCAGACTCTTCAAGCCAAGCAGCAGTGCCTCCTGGTAGAGGTTGTACCTGCAGCTGTACCATGGTACCTGCCAGCCGTGGGGTCACCACAGGGGGTGGGGAATGTGGAAATGGATGTGTTCTAACCACCAGTCCTCACCCACAAGCTGAGCTCTGCACTGAACACCCCTGACCGTGGCCTGTCCTTGAAGGGGCAAATAAGTTAACTGTTGGGGTGAAGGAAGCTGCAGAAATGTGCCTGGCTGTGGCCTCCTGGAGAATTTATGCCCGTATTTTTCCCTTTGCTCCTCCACTCCACAGAGAGCATTCCGCTGCCCCTCGAAGCTTCCTGCTTACCTCGCGGAGTCCAGATCATCTCTGTTTACCTCTTGGAAAATGAGGCGGCCGCATTGCGGGACTTTCCCCTGGAGTGGATGGCTAAGTACGGTGGGAATTGGGAATGGGCAGAGGGGGTCCCTGCTCTTGGATTCTGTTACTCCCTTCTGGCACAATATCTCTGCATTGTGCCAACTTCCACACCCTGGATTCAGCTCAGCGGTTATGAACttgatttgtggggggggggttaggaggaCACCCCCTGGAGCGAGCCATCATGGAACAGCAGATAGAGTCTCTGTGAGCATCCTGGGAGGCACGGGTTCCAGTCCCCACTTGCAGGGAAGGGGTGTGAgtcccagctggggaggagaagcagggtataagttAACGCACTTGGCCAGCCAGTCCACCCTCTGGCATTGACGGGGTCCTCGGAATCCAGTTGTTGTAGTTGATGTCTGGATCCGGACTCTGTTCCCCGGGGCTCAAGCTGCAGCAGCTTCCCCTCGAGTGTTCTGACAAGGGGTCCTCAACGGGAGCGGCCTGGCCAAGGGACCCGCAACGTGAGCTGGGGGGCGTGGTCTACATTTGACGCTTGTGGCCGGCGGCAGCAGCCCTTGGTGGTGGACAAAGGGAGGGCTTTCCCTGCACCTTCTGCACACAAGGGTGGTGCTCTGCAGTCAAACTTCAGCCCACCCCAGAGGGAAAGCCCCTAGTCCCTGGGGAAGCCATGTGCCCCGTGCGGGAGACCAAGCAGGCTTGCGCTGTTGACAGGCATCCGGAGGGCTCAGTGGCAACCCCCACAGCCATCCCCAGTGGGCCTGATGGGGCAACTTTGGAGCGGGGGGTCTTGTATGTCCACCGTGTCCGAGATCTGGTGCTGGCCCTCCTGGCTGAAGAGCAGTTTGCAGTGAGTAAGGACTCCATCGAGGACGTGGTAAGAAATGGCCCCCCCTTTTGCCCCTCCTCGCCTcacagctacattcccaggccccAAAGGCAGACAATCCCCCTTTGCAAGGCACCTCCTGAGACCATCCAGCAGactccggggggagggggcaggatgtgCAAAGAATCTGGAGGCATCGTGGTGGTCACAAGTGAGCCACAAGGGctctgcagcccccctccccccaaggcttCTTCCTTCCCGGAGTCCGTCCGGCCCTGCCTGCACCGAGTGCCTCCTGGTCTGGTCTGGCTGCAGCAGCTGTGCTTGGCTGGTCTCCAGCGTGGCCAGTTCCGAGTGGGTCCCATCACTGGGCCTCATGGCAGGCAGGACTTGTGGGGGCACCTGATTTGGGCCCAGGGGGGCCTCCCCAGGAGTCGCTCCACACTGCTGGAGAGGTGCCCCACGCAGCACCCAGAGCCCCAGAGATTCCCTGCCTTGGGCAGGTGTGTTGAccttggcggggggtgggggcttgcctttctctttctctctcagtatCACAGTAGCCTGGCCTCGCTGAACGGCTTGGAGGTCCACCTCAAGGAGACCATTCCAAAGGACAGCCCATCCTCTGTCAAGAGCTCCTATGGCTTTGCCCACTATGACTCGATCCAGAACCTTCTCTCCAGTGAGTCCTGGcccaggctgggggggaggggggatagcccCATTTCCCTGCATGGGGGCTCTTTTCTGGAATAGGGCTGTTCCCATTCCCACTGGGGTTCTTGACTGGCTGTCAGACCGAggaggtggcgggggggggggcaagcagtcCTAGGTAAAAAGTCCGCTGCCTTGCCTGTCTATGCAAACAGCCGGGGAGGCGGTGGCAGGGGCCTGGACagcatctacccccccccccccggcagtgggCAGGAGAGCTGCCCTGtggcctccctccacccctttgCTTTACTCACCAACCCCAATCCTCTCCCTCAGCTAACTTCCTGCCAGCCGCTGGCAATCCGGACCAACACTTCCTGAGAGCCGTGAGCTTGATCCACGCAGACTTTGAGCAGCTGCCGCTGGCATCGGAAATGACTGTCCGGTAAGGAGGTGCTTTTGACCTGTGGGCCTGGCTGGGGCTGCAGGTGAGTCCTGAGATGCAGCTCACGGGGCTGGTGGCCCACAGGCAGCACAAGCACTCGCCGGCTCAGAGCCCACGGGGGCCATCGGTGGGACTCATTTGAGCAGAATCAGATTTTGCCagttgcaggcaggcaggcagctgcacCCCAGCAGGTGGAGCGAGGCTTCATCTGTCTTCATCTTTTTGGGggttctatttcccccccccttctccccccaccagcAGAAGGGAACACACAGCAAGTCAGCCTCTCGGGCTCCTTCCTCAGGCCTTTCCATGCCGCAGGAAGTCAGGGATCATTGAGCAAAACAGCAGGGTGCGCTCTGTGAGAGCCCTGGCTTGGGTCTTCTGGCCACATCAGGGCACCAATCAGGGGGCCTCAGCATGGCTCTTGCCCCCACTAGCCTGGGCAGGCTGCTTGCTCTGCCATTTTCAGCAAAGATCTGGACTTCAAGCTGGTGGGGAAGGGGCAAGCTGGCATTACGAGCTTTGTTGCTCCGTAATACTCGTGGCTTGGGGGAGGATGGCACGGCCAGGTGGAGGCGGGGGAAGGTCCATTCcagcccctccctctctgtctcagCTGGGACTACCAAGcccacagcagaggagaggcacGTGTTCCGGCTGAGGGGTGAGCCTGGCCTCCTCTGCGGCTGTCCTGCATAAAGGAGCGTGCCGTGGCTGCACCTCCCATCGCCTTCCTCCTTGCCATGTTTGGCTGCGGAGGGGACCGACCTACCCGCTTGGACTCCAGGGGCAAGCTCTCTCTCTTGCCCAGCAACTTGAATGTGGCTCACAGAGTTGAGGCTGCATGAAGTCTATTAAGAATCTAAAATTCTACACATCCCGTGCAGACATAGTGCAATGAGCAGGAATCAAAGAAAGTGCTAGAAATTCAGTCTTGGCTGCTGAATCTTACATCTTGCATATGACAAATGATGGACTTAGGCTGTTTAATTCTTAAGGGGATAGTTGCGGAGGCAGCCCTGCCGATTTGACCTTCACCCTCGCCAACCAGGGGGAGCTTTCGGGCGCGTGGTCTCCCACTGCTGTGCAGGCACAGGTTGCTCTGTCTTCTGTGTCCTTATGGGGGGTCCAACAGAAAGGGCCATCTTCACAGCCATCTCACTAGAGGGGGGGCAGCGGTGGCCAAGGGCCAAAACTGGGCCTCTTGGATCCTGGCCAGCCTCTTCAATGCCGTTCTCTCCCCTGCCGGGTGTGCTGGACCCTCAGGAATGCCTCCACTGCCGTCTACGCCTGCCGGAACTCTGTGCAGGAGACGTACTTCCAGCAACTGGGCTCCCTGCTCCGCCACTCAGGGGCACCCAATCCTCGTGACAGCGCCTTCGCCCTGCCCTCCAAGGCCAAGCAGAAGCTGCTGAAGCACGGCGTGAACCTGCTGTAAGCCCCTGCGGCAAGTGCGTGGGCGGGGAAGGAAGGACGGCCTCCTTTAGCCTTGGCTCCTGCCCAGCCTCTGCTTTGTTTGTCCAAGAAAGTGCAGCCTTCCAGGGGCCAGGCTCTGGCAGCTGCGGGCAAGAAGAACAGCGCCACCGTCGTGGAGGAGGAGCCGCCCTGCCCTTCTCCACCCAGCCTGGAGGCTGCCCCTGGCCAGAGAACTGCCAGCTACTGTTCAGAACCTCTGCAGAGGGTGGGCCTCCGGTTGTATGCAGAAGTGATGCTGGGCAGGATGGAGCCTTGCTCATCTCTTCGGTGGGTGTGGCTGCACAGGGCCCAAGCCCACTGGAGCACATTCCTCACCCTCAAAAGGCTTAGCTGGACATGTCTGTccggggggagcagggggagatATGACCTGTCCTGATGGCCGACGCCAAATGCCCGGCACAGAATCAGCTCCCATGGGTGAGGgacgggggaggggaaggaaacgcTTCACAGGGGGCAGACTTTTGTACTCATGTAAAGGGGGACCAATAGAATAAAAGCTTCCCACCCCAACTGTCCCAGTGACCT encodes:
- the HPS4 gene encoding BLOC-3 complex member HPS4 isoform X2, coding for MAAWWPCFFLYDGARVKAEGDPTRAGICCFCPRQTPLGRQELLCSQVAGVVRWTAEISGSPPQLIRLRKLKFAVRVDGSHLWEQPWEELDQEWEKYMRHLQHHTNNLHRIFRSLWAMDKTKVDPLLLLKAALILQTCQRAHHILAGCIIYKGLVVSTQLPPSLTAKVLLQEAEASPQGQAADAGQLQDPESIPLPLEASCLPRGVQIISVYLLENEAAALRDFPLEWMAKHPEGSVATPTAIPSGPDGATLERGVLYVHRVRDLVLALLAEEQFAVSKDSIEDVYHSSLASLNGLEVHLKETIPKDSPSSVKSSYGFAHYDSIQNLLSTNFLPAAGNPDQHFLRAVSLIHADFEQLPLASEMTVRNASTAVYACRNSVQETYFQQLGSLLRHSGAPNPRDSAFALPSKAKQKLLKHGVNLL
- the HPS4 gene encoding BLOC-3 complex member HPS4 isoform X1, giving the protein MAAWWPCFFLYDGARVKAEGDPTRAGICCFCPRQTPLGRQELLCSQVAGVVRWTAEISGSPPQLIRLRKLKFAVRVDGSHLWVLGCAADLPDSSCQGFLDHLRGLFCFYNGPLPQAYKEQPWEELDQEWEKYMRHLQHHTNNLHRIFRSLWAMDKTKVDPLLLLKAALILQTCQRAHHILAGCIIYKGLVVSTQLPPSLTAKVLLQEAEASPQGQAADAGQLQDPESIPLPLEASCLPRGVQIISVYLLENEAAALRDFPLEWMAKHPEGSVATPTAIPSGPDGATLERGVLYVHRVRDLVLALLAEEQFAVSKDSIEDVYHSSLASLNGLEVHLKETIPKDSPSSVKSSYGFAHYDSIQNLLSTNFLPAAGNPDQHFLRAVSLIHADFEQLPLASEMTVRNASTAVYACRNSVQETYFQQLGSLLRHSGAPNPRDSAFALPSKAKQKLLKHGVNLL